TGATGGGTACTTAGGGATTCTCTGGTTGAGGGCATGCTTGGTTTGCAGAATTCTAcaaacataataaataaataaaacacaAGAATATGATAGAAATGTGCTTCAAAATATAGGATTGacgagaaccaacctgtggttggatggttaggagggcagtggcacccccagcccaccagagttcaaatcccagatttgacactttggtgtctcataaaggcggaatattcttcagtgggaggcgacgttcccgtcgacagcgaggcgcctgtggtgacttcgtcaatctcaagatccgccggatcagttcttcaacgcagtctcttggaggtgctcataggggtagggtgtgcgtgtgtgcgttcataggggtgagtgtgtgcgcgtatgtatgagagtctttgattgtactgtgtttcgcaaaataTAGGATTGACATACACACACGAATTCAAAATATAGCATCCAGGTGTTGCAATCGCATGCATCTCCGTTCTAGCAAATAAAGGTAACATACCATGCATGACCATACTCCCGTCGGTCGGGTATATTAGTATTCCTATAAATTATCAATTTACTTATTACGAAAAGTCTCTTTGCCTCCTGAGCACTAGTGAGCCCGTTGTTATAAAGAGTATAAAAAAAATATTTACAagtttaattttttttgaaaagaaATCCTACCATAGCCAATGAAGTGAACTACAAGTATGCAAAATCGCAACGCGAAATTGTTTGTATTgcgggctacacaaaaatgaaaatTTCTGATAAAATTTAAATATTTctaaatatgcatactcaaatccACATGTTTGTCATTGTTGTGTAGCTTTGAATACAAAGTATTTAAAATTAATATTTTGCACGTTTGTGGATACATGATTGGGTACATCCAGATTTTTTTCAAATTATTTTGAAATTTGTAAATATGATTTCTGAATTTATTAAAATAATAGGATCCTGGTGCCCTGGAGCCAAAAAAATTCCACTCATATATATTACAAAAAATATATCACTATAAACTTGAGATGTGATTTATATTATATAGGTGAAGTTGATTCTTAGGGATAATGCAGAACTAATAAACCCAAAAGAGGGAGTAAGTAATCACCCTTTGTTGTTATACACGCATGTCATGTTTAATTGATTGCATGCGGCTAGTACTTTGCTCGACCTAGAACTAGATAAATTCTATGACATCACTAAGTTTTATGTGCAATTCATGTGCACTGAGAAAAATATGTGTAATTGCACACATATGTGCAATTCTCATGTGCATGAATCACGATACAAATTTAACGGTACTAGAGTCGACTTAGAACTAACTTAATTGTGATCGACTAGAACTAGCAAAAGGGATATGATTAGTCAGAATAGAAGAAAAGTGTCCCAATAAAACATACATCAAATGTGAAAGCCCTAACCTGCAATACTGCAACCTAATCTGAAAGAATGTAACAGTGGGAGTAGGGATATGACACTAGAACTTTATCTTCACACAATCTTGTGAGCCCCAGTGCTCGCTTTGTTTGCCGGCAAACTGGACCTGCTTCTTGCACAGTGTGCAATAGCTGGCTTGGCACGACCAGCAGAAAATATATTTATCATCATCCTGAATGCATATGGCCACTGGTTAGATGCAATAGAGGCAAACTGGTGATCTGTAATGTGGAACAGAATGCTCCAGTCTGAAAAATGATGTGGTTCATTACCTTATAAATTTTTTGACGGCATTTTGGACATTTTATGGTACTGCCTACAGGTTGTTTTTCAGTACGTACGCGATTTCTTGTTTCTAACTGTTCCAGCAGCTTGCCCCAGTCTGTTGTGTCTTTTTCTTTATGATGAAAGAGGTCACATCTCCCGCTGCAGTTTGTTAAAACATGCATGCATAAAGATAAGTAAGCCTAGATTATGAACCTTTGTCTTTATTTATATAAAAGACCCTGCATAGTTCAGACTGCCAACCTGAAATGGGCATAGCCAGCGATGATAGCCTTGCCACAGCGGAAGCAGAATGTCTGACCACAGCTGCTACACACAACTTTGTTGCATCTGTCAGTTTTGCTGATGGTCATTTGACATTTTGGACATGATCTAGCATTGCTGTAAAGCAGTTTTACACTAATCATGTCCTCCACCATCCCCCGTGTGGCCATCTTGCCTGATgcctgcaaagataaaattgaagACGACAGATGTTCAGTAACCTGAAGTTATATTTCAGCAGTCAATATGACATGTAATGCCCCCAAGGAGGTGCCAAAAGCGTATGACACTCTACGAAGATCTTTGAGAGATTTATATATCAAATGCATATTGGATATTTGAAGGATTTgaaaagaaaacaaaatttttTTTTCCCTTGCAGTGCACCTAGGCTTCGATAAATTTCTAGGTCCACCTCTGCTCTGGTCAAAAAATCAATAAAGATAAATCCTCAATTTTGTTTACTAAGGGATGCCCACAGGTTATTCGTAATGAGGTCAAACAGATACTCGAGGTGAATGTGGAGGCCCTTAATGAAAGGTACCTTGGTATGCCAACACATGTTGGGAGCTCACGTTATGGAACTTTCAAATTCTTGAAGGACCGGGTTTGGGGTAAAGTAAAAGGATGGATTGAGAAAATTTTATCTTTAGGTGGGAAGGCGCTTTTAACAAAGTCCATTGCCCAAGCTATACCGGTGTATTCGATGGCCCTGTTTCAGGTTACCCCGTAAGCTATGCGAGCATATAAACTCCCTCATTAGACAGTTTTGGTGGGGCTGCAAACAAGGGAAGAGGAAGTCATGCTGGGTGTCTTGGTAGGTTATGTCTAGATCAAAGCACTTGGGAGGTTTAGGTTTCAGAGATCTCGAAAATTTTAACTTATGCTTGTTAGCTCGCCAATCTTGGAGGCTACTACATGAACCTAATACCTTGGCTGCAAGAATTCTAAAGGGCCATATATTTTCCCAACTATTCTATACTTGATGCAACTCTGGGAGCTCACCCATCGCAGATTTGGAGATCCATCTTGaatgcggcttgtttggccttccatgccttcccGTACTTGACGTCGTACGCAAACCGGGATTTAACCGTATCTTGCACGGACCTAATGCTCATTATAGGAAGTGATGAGATCTCCGCCGAGAGCTTATATGCAATGAACTCGGATGTGAGTTGACGGTGGTCCGGCTGCGCATCCTTGCCATCAAGCTTCGGCccccggcacatgtgagtggctacacaacttgttatgtgccaagagggcccttttttgaaaggtcgtgcacggacaacccatgggcaccttttatccacacattttagcgtgtaccgcttcttcaagtccgagtgaacaacgaggtaagggcgatgatgcttaatggagaactccttcaaccatatcttcaattccaagaaggtatcaaacgttagccctttagagatcatagccgtcctaccatccacatctctcttggatagtggcctagctccaagaagtaaacttttgccaccatcaaccacggctccatccgcaagactaacatcacggaacaatggtacccggatatcccgtccggttaccttcttgaagatctcggctctttcggcttccttagccgtgaagccatcctcgtcaacctcctcttcgggtccatcatcatccgagtccgacgcatagcatcgggaataaggaatggagtggtccatctcctcttgcgtccaatatttatccaaatcaccgatattgttgccattcatctcgaaaccatcatcaccatcgtcatgctcgtcatactcattatccaacggaggttgttgggcaatgggagattggacaatgggagattgggtggcctcttcttggctcatgggtggaggagtcctctctcgaatgggggaggagggccggttaaggtcaagctcgatacgagcatcaaccgtcttggttgcaaacaactccaaagccttatcttgtgacccggccaccgtctccttgtaaatggaccaacgttgctcggagttgatacgcattatcttccaacgggtgtgcattccaaaccccacattatgccttctctctagctcaacaccatcatttggctcattccaattcaactcaaccctaacttgtgctaccacctccgcaaagctagggctaacgtcaaacaccaagtcaacctcttccgggtccggctctatgtttcccttcaagaaagcatccttctccacatgatgaacatgaacaattctttccatccccctagcataatgggaacaacacatacacacatgtgttcattagttaccataatcaacataatctacccatacaaactagcacactaccatttctcctacttcaacaaccctaacatccaaccaaatccatctccaccctcaaatcaaccaaatccacatctagggtttcacatatagattggagcaaatacacaaaatcaatagatgaaaagagggggaacggaggagattacctcaaggaacgagttgggaacgatctccacgcACAGATCTGAagatttggtggtggatttggtgggggggagagggagggagagagagagagagccggcCGCCTGTTCTTGGAGCGAAGAAGAGAAAGAAAGAGAAGGGTCGGGCTGGGCTGGGCGCGCGGCCgaaacttaagtggatgtgtggcgcccttgccaggggcgccacactttcaaagtgtggcgccggcggGAAAGGCGCCACacgtgctgccacgtcggatcggggtcaccagctcagcgtcgatcggccacgtcggatgggttcGTGGCGCCCGGCGCCGGGCGCCACATGGGCATATGTGGCGCCCgtgagaggggcgccacacaaaagggttagatccgtgaaatagtttcgccggagggacaGTCTGTGTTTTTCTTtcagttttgggttattttttgtgcaaatcgccatgCGGCGATACTTACTTCTGGAGGCATTCTCTGCTGAATTGTAACATGTCGACAAGTGTATCTGTGTATGGGCCCTCTCTGACGACCTGATGGTGCAACTCATATCTCAAGGAGTTACAAGCGGTGGCTAAACCAATGGCTAGCCAGATACACCTGGTCGTCTCGGCCTCAAAGGCTAGATGGTTGCCTCCCCAACCTAGACTGGCCAAATTCAATGTTGACGCAGCTTTTTCACGTCATGGAGATAGGGGAGCGGCATGAGCTATATGCAGAGATGACAATGGCGCATACCTGGGTGCTTCTGTCATGGTCTATCCTAGGATTACTGATGCTACGCTTGAATCTCTTGCATGTAGATAAGCATTGGCGCTTGCGGAGGATCTTTGTTTAACAAAGATGGTGGTTGCATCGGATTGCAAAAATGTTGTTTCGGAGATTGCTGAAGGTACTTGAATAACTGAACATTGCAGACATACATCAAAATTTCAGTGTCCATTCACCCTTGATGTAAAAAAAGAGGCATAGCCTTGATAATGAAATCATACATTTTCATCTATGAAGTTcagtactactccctccgtcccataaaAGATGTCTtcaatttgtctaaatttgaatttTTAGTGTCCAGTTACATCCAAATTTACACAAGGGAGTAGTATTTTTCATTTTATCGAGAATGAAATACCCCAGCCTCGCGTCTGCGTGAAAACCAGCAAATCTTCCATGTACACACTGTTGGCAAAAAATGCTTAGCCGCAAATGTATAAGCTTTCACGcagaaatagaaaagcaagacttTTCCAGAAGATGAGAGAGAGTAATAATACCATTAAAGTAATTTACCATGCATGGTCAATATATAATTCCCCTTGCTTGTAATATATATCATGTTCAAGTGATTTGTCAGGATTGTGAAAGTCGCAAGACTACAACCTAACCTACAAACGTGTAACAATGGGAGCAGGGAATTGACGTTAGAACTTTGTCCCGATGCATTCCGGTGAACCCCAGTGCTCTCCCTGTACCCCTGTAAACTGGACCGGCTTTTTGCACATTGTGCAATAGCTAGCTTGGCAAGCCCAGCAGAAAATATATTTATCATCATCCTGAATGCATGTGGCAATTTGTTAGATGCAATAGAGTCAGACTAGGGATCAGTAATGTGGATCAAAATGTTACTACATTCACGCCATGTTGCAGATTGAAAAAATAAAGTTCCTTACCTTGTAAATTTTTTGACGGCATTTTGGACATTTTACAGTACTGCCCACAGGTTGTCTTTCAACTTGTCGGGCTAGCTGTTCCATTAGCTTCTCCCAATCCCTTGTGTCCTTTTCTTTCTCAAAGAGGCCACAATTCCCTCTGTAGTTCGTCAAAACATCCATGCATAAAGATTAGTAAACCTAGATTATGGACCCATGTTTTTAATTTAAAACAACCTGGATAGCTCAGGCTGGGATACCTAAAATGGGCATAGCCACCGATTGCAGCCTCGCCGCAGAGGAAGCAGAATGCCTGACCACAACTGATACATACCACTTTATTGCATCCTTTAGTTTTGCTGATGGCCATTCTGCATTTTGGGCATGATTTAACATCGCTGTAAAGCACTTTTATGCTCAACATTTCAACCATCCCCCTTGTGGCCGCCTTGCCTGATGCCTGTAGGCATAAAATTGAAGTCAACAGATGGGAGAATATTCATTAAAATGAAATTATTCTCCAGCGGTTAACACAGCATGTAATGGCGCAACAAGGAGGCGCCAAAAGCCTCTTACACTCTTCAAATATTCATGATAGACTGCAGTCAAATGCATATTGTATGTTTGAAGGATTTATCAACAAAACGCAACATGTTTTGTCGTTGTATAGGTACTCTGGCCCCAACTACTCAAAATAGTATGAATTGCACAGTATAACTATAAATGCAAGACGGTAACATAAATAATCTAAAGTCTCAGTTGTCAAGTCATGTCGCATACGAGATTTTAGATGCATTTCTACCTGCTGTCTCTGAAGTTTTTCTTCCAGAGTGAGACACAGCTTCCCTGGATGACGTGGATCCTTGCACACCGAGCAGAATACAAAGCAACATTTTGGGCATTGTGCATTGTTATCCTCATCTTCCACGCAACCGATTGCACACCTTGGACAGTGAACCACGTCTGACATCGAGTTCAATGCTTTCTCAAGAGTAAGCTTATCCCAACGTTCAAATTCTTCCTCGCCGAGAAGCCTCTTTAACAAATACGGTGGAATCGAACCACTGCACTTAGTATCAGGGCATACTAACTGAAACAAAGTACCTTCCTTCACATGCATCCTGCATAAGGTTTCCATGCACTTCATACAAAACATGTGCTGGCACGGCAGCTTGATGAAGTTTGAACCTAATTTTTTCAAATTAAAGTTAGtctacacaaggatgaactgctaTGAGACTAACTCAATTTCCTAAATAGCCGAACGAGCAGCCCAGCCGGTCCATATAGTATCTACTATGAGCTATGGAAATTTAGTCGCATATTGGTATGCTACCACTGTGGGATTGTTGAACTAGAATACAGAGTGGAACGGATGCTCCAGAATAGGTGGTATTCTTCCAAGGAAGAACCAAGAAAAGTAAATAACAAGAGAGCATGCTCAATTGGTACGACTTCGGTATGACTGCACAACAGAAAATAAttcaaagaaaaggaaaaaactcTTACCTTTACTCTCATTAAGGCAAATCATGCACACATGTAGATCCTCAAGAAAAACTTGATAGCACTTCTTACTACTGTAACTGAGCATCAGTGGGATTACAGACTCCAATGAGAGACTTCTTGAGATTGCCCGGTTATCTACTTTGTGCATAGGAACATCTAGACCTAATGTTATTTTTGTATCGAAACCGAGGTGTAGTAAAGAAGAAGCTCGTATCCACTCAACCCATCGGTATACCACTTCTTCCCCCGGCAGATCCGCCCAAATGGTGTCAAGCATCTCACAGAGCTGAGAAACATTAGGCCCATCCATCCATTTAGCGGTGATTGCAAAATATGGTGGCTCTTTGCTAGGATAGGACTGCGGAAGTAAGCATGTCAATATCAGAGGGGGCAGGTGCTCAAAGTTGCAAGAGTAGGAGAAGTCATTTGGTTCATCCTCCTCATGTTCTTCTGTACAATCATCAGTACATCGCCCATCATCTCCAGTTCTATTGACTGAATGAAACCTAGCGCACACTTCAGCGCCGTCGCGCAATTCGTAACGTATGCAAATCTGGAATTAGAGAAATAAAAAATCAATCAAAACAAAGCTTTTATCACCAAAAACACTGATGGAGAATAAAAGAAACCTGAAAATAGCGGAGCGCTCCTTTGTTTTCAAGCTCAGTAAGATCATCCCCATATATTGCTTCCAATGCCATCAGCTGTAGTGAAGATCAAACGAGGAAACAGATGAGGGCATGTTATAATCGTAAAGCACCAATTGTTCAAATGAGCAAACCCTGAAGCAACGCAATAGCAGCACCAACACAACCTCACAAAGTCTATCCGAACAAAGCTTCCTTTCCTTCG
This region of Lolium perenne isolate Kyuss_39 chromosome 2, Kyuss_2.0, whole genome shotgun sequence genomic DNA includes:
- the LOC127336407 gene encoding uncharacterized protein isoform X1, whose product is MAAASVAGATSRAVESHRIPSPELSPQASSSTPSSSSRAAEAEARPVSCDGGAEEDVLHLDSPWVAAAEADSRLEEAAMAAVATGLRLCAENEAEADEIRDNLQRQDDELMALEAIYGDDLTELENKGALRYFQICIRYELRDGAEVCARFHSVNRTGDDGRCTDDCTEEHEEDEPNDFSYSCNFEHLPPLILTCLLPQSYPSKEPPYFAITAKWMDGPNVSQLCEMLDTIWADLPGEEVVYRWVEWIRASSLLHLGFDTKITLGLDVPMHKVDNRAISRSLSLESVIPLMLSYSSKKCYQVFLEDLHVCMICLNESKGSNFIKLPCQHMFCMKCMETLCRMHVKEGTLFQLVCPDTKCSGSIPPYLLKRLLGEEEFERWDKLTLEKALNSMSDVVHCPRCAIGCVEDEDNNAQCPKCCFVFCSVCKDPRHPGKLCLTLEEKLQRQQASGKAATRGMVEMLSIKVLYSDVKSCPKCRMAISKTKGCNKVVCISCGQAFCFLCGEAAIGGYAHFRGNCGLFEKEKDTRDWEKLMEQLARQVERQPVGSTVKCPKCRQKIYKDDDKYIFCWACQASYCTMCKKPVQFTGVQGEHWGSPECIGTKF
- the LOC127336407 gene encoding uncharacterized protein isoform X2, giving the protein MAAASVAGATSRAVESHRIPSPELSPQASSSTPSSSSRAAEAEARPVSCDGGAEEDVLHLDSPWVAAAEADSRLEEAAMAAVATGLRLCAENEAEADEIRDNLQRQDDELMALEAIYGDDLTELENKGALRYFQICIRYELRDGAEVCARFHSVNRTGDDGRCTDDCTEEHEEDEPNDFSYSCNFEHLPPLILTCLLPQSYPSKEPPYFAITAKWMDGPNVSQLCEMLDTIWADLPGEEVVYRWVEWIRASSLLHLGFDTKITLGLDVPMHKVDNRAISRSLSLESVIPLMLSYSSKKCYQVFLEDLHVCMICLNESKGSNFIKLPCQHMFCMKCMETLCRMHVKEGTLFQLVCPDTKCSGSIPPYLLKRLLGEEEFERWDKLTLEKALNSMSDVVHCPRCAIGCVEDEDNNAQCPKCCFVFCSVCKDPRHPGKLCLTLEEKLQRQQASGKMATRGMVEDMISVKLLYSNARSCPKCQMTISKTDRCNKVVCSSCGQTFCFRCGKAIIAGYAHFSGRCDLFHHKEKDTTDWGKLLEQLETRNRVRTEKQPVGSTIKCPKCRQKIYKDDDKYIFCWSCQASYCTLCKKQVQFAGKQSEHWGSQDCVKIKF